The Denticeps clupeoides chromosome 10, fDenClu1.1, whole genome shotgun sequence DNA window CGCTTTGTTTTTGCTCTCGTGAGTAATTTGTTGCTAATGAGgtctgttgggttttttttttttttattctctttattctctccccccccccccccccccccccccccccccacttcccTTAACTGGTTGTTATAATACCCTGTTAGAATGCATGGAGTTAGTTCTGTTTCAAGCCGATAACAGAACTAATCTGAATCTTTCTGTCTTTCGCAGTAAGCTATGATGATGGGGTTGCATGTGCACAAACCCTTGTGTAGGGTGACCCATTATGTATTGCATCTTGaggactgaaaaaaaatctttatgtGCTTTATTACATACAATAGCTCTTGTTATTCCATAAATTCTTGTGCAATTCAAGCTTTGTGGCTAGTTTGTTTTAGTTTTCATATTTCAAAGACATTTTCCAGATTGTAACTAACCCCTTTGATTAAAGTTTGACCAAAGGAGGTTATGTAGAGTGTGATGTTGAACTCTAGGTGTCATGTTAAGGTAGTTCATcggccatttttatttttgctgtctGTGCTTCCAGCCTGAGCCCACGGAAGAGGACATTGAGAAGAACCCGGAACTGAAGAAGCTGCAGATCTACGGAGCTGGACCCAAGATGATGGGGCTCGGCCTGGTGGCCAGAGACAAGGCCAGGAAAAAAGGTGTCGTTGCAGCATCCCGCAGTGCTTGGTGTcaatctttcctgctttctgATCCTCTGTGATCCCGTCAATCAGACGAGCTGCCGCAGACGGTGATCGTGCGAGACACGAGTTTGCCCGCCGCCTTGAAGGAGGAGCAAGGGGAGGTGAGGGTTTCAGACCTGGACCCCAACGTGCCCGCGCCCCCCCCCAGCCTCATCGTCAAAGACGAGGTGAAGGAGGAAGAGGTCAGAGGCTTCAAGCGTGACCCCGACGACCCCAGCGCCGACGAGCCCTGCACCAAAATGACCATGAGGCTGAGGCGGAACCTCAACAACCCTCAGTTTGTGAGTCCCATCGTTTGTAGTAGGATACAAGTGTTCCAAATCGCTCTCTGTTAAGGTTCAGGAATGATTTTAGGGAATTAGAGAATAGGGTTCCGTGCCTTTGGGTCACCGGGGAAGGTTGTAGCTGCGTGCATCATAGCCATGCACAACATTGGAGGTGAAACGACACCtataaatcaaatttaaatgttatttgtcacatacacagtcatacacggtatggtATGCAGCGAAATGCTTTggccacagtattgcaaatattgcaagtatacaatgaaccaatatgcaaatattgcacttttgtggtttaaacataaattatgtgTAACGTTTTTGGGGTGGTCTTCTAAGGATCAGGGTTTGTGCCCCCCCCGTATAGGTGGACTCGTTCGTGTGCCGGATGTGCGCCCGTGGCGACGACGACgagaagctgctgctgtgcGATGGGTGTGACGACAATTACCACACCTTCTGCCTCCTGCCACCCCTCACAGACCCTCCCAAGGGCAACTGGCGCTGCCCCAAATGTGTGGCAGAGGTGAGTCTGCCCACGGCTGCTTGCTGTGGACGCCGTGCTGGTTATGTAGTCCCTTCGTGTGCTCACATGCAGTGGAGAGTTGTGGGATATTTTGTAACGTACCCCGATATTTGACCACAACCGCGACTCGCCCGCTGCCGTCTACAGGAGTGCAAGAAGCCGACGGAAGCGTTCGGGTTTGAGCAGGCCACGCGCGAGTACACCCTGCAGAGCTTCGGCGAGATGGCGGACACCTTCAAGGCGGACTACTTCAACATGCCCGTTCACGTGAGGACGTGCCGCGTCAACGCGCTACACGCGGCGATAAGAGGTTGTAGACTTTTTAACAGCCGGCCTGACTCGTGGTTGCGGTGCTGCTCTGCCCGGTTTGTAGATGGTGCCCACTGAACTGGTGGAGAAAGAGTTCTGGCGCCTGGTGAGCAGCATCGAGGAGGACGTGACTGTGGAGTACGGCGCCGACATCCACTCCAAAGAGTTCGGCAGTGGATTCCCAGTCATCAGTAGCGACCGGGACCTCACACCAGAAGAAGTGGTACGTCTCCATTGGTCCCTTTTTCATCTCCTGTTCTCCTTGCGTCTGGCTGATCCGCGTATTCGCTGTGCGCTCTGCTTGACCAGGAGTACGCCCGTAGTGGATGGAACCTAAACGTGATGCCCATCCTGGAGCAGTCGGTCTTGTGCCATATCAACGCTGACATCTCGGGCATGAAAGTGCCCTGGCTGTATGTGGGCATGGTCTTCTCAGCCTTCTGCTGGCACATTGAGGACCACTGGAGCTACTCCATCAATTACCTGCACTGGTATGGAAGTCctgctgcgtttttttttttttttttttgggtcgtTTTTTCATCGAAATAGTCACCTCATTGGACTGCTTTGTTTTTTAATGCGTGGGTCATGGGGCACCTGAGCTCAGCTCCGACAGTGTCTGTGTCTTCATCAGGGGCGAGCCTAAGACATGGTACGGGGTCCCCTCGGTGGCAGCGGAGAAGCTGGAGGAAGTGATGAAGAAGCTGACCCCTGAGCTCTTCGAGTTCCAGCCCGACCTCCTGCACCAGCTTGTCACCATCATGAACCCCAACATCCTCATGGCCCATGGAGTTCCGGTATTCTACTTACTCTTTTGGTCTAGTCTAGTGAGCATCAGCATATGTTGGTGAAAACATCAAATGATAATGGGGACGCATGTGATTGACGCTGAAAGTGTGATTtgaggtcccccccccccccatcaatTGCTAATAATATCTTGTCTTTGACAGGTTGTCCGCACCAATCAGTGCGCTGGGGAGTTTGTCATCACTTTCCCCCGAGCCTATCACAGTGGCTTCAATCAGGGATACAACTTCGCCGAAGCGGTCAACTTCTGCACTGCTGACTGGGTGGGTGTGTCTTCATGGCGAATCCGCGTTACAAAGTTATGGTGAAAAGTGCggcacgttttttttatttatttatttatttatttttaaacagctGCCGGCCGGGCGATCCTGTATCGAACATTACCGCCGGCTGCGCCGCTACTGCGTCTTCTCCCACGAGGAGCTCACCTGCAAGATGGCTGCCTGTCCCGAGAAACTGGACCTCAACCTAGCGGCAGCCACTCACCTGGAGATGTTCTTCATCGTTCAGGAAGAGAGGAAGCTGCGCAAGCACCTGCTGGAGAGGGTGAATTAAAAGGAAGAAGGTGACTCGCGTACTCTTAAAATGCAGGATCCCGAAtaaaaatctgtgtgtgtgtgtgtgtgtgtgtgtgtgtgtggtcagggCATCACCGAGGCGGAGCGCGAGGCGTTCGAGCTGCTGCCCGATGACGAGAGGCAGTGTGATAAGTGCAAGACCACCTGCTTCCTGTCGGCACTGGCGTGCTCCAGCTGTCCCGAGCGCCTGGTCTGCCTCTACCACGCAGAGGACCTGTGCAGCTGCCCCACTGAGAAACTCTACCTCAGGTAAAATAGGGGTTATTGTAGGGAtctttgtttcattattttcagtTCACCAAAATGATTTGTTTCTTTGAGTCAGTGATTTTGTTCAGTAGAAATAATTCTAACTAGTTGTCCCTTTGTGGTTGCAATATGGtcatttaatgaaaatattgtgTGAACCCTAATATTGCATGCAAGCCCCTATGCATGATatagaacaggccaaaagtttggacacaccttctcattcgatgttttatctttattttcatgaccatttacgttggtagattctcactgaagactgcacatatttacagcatttatcagacgcccttatccagagcaccttacaataagtagttacagggacagtcccccctggagcaacttagggttaggtgtcttgctcagggacacaatggtagtaagtgggatttgaacctgggtcttctggttcataggcgagtgtgttacccactaggctactaccaccttttaccaccacttttggcctttactgtatataCAAGGCAACACCCCAACAGACAAAGTGGATTAAATATCATGAGAGGCTTAGTCAACATGATGAACTTTAGTTTTTTGTACGTTAAAGGGAGGAATGCTGCTGCAGATAACAACGGAAGACACATAATTAAGTCATACGGTCGAATTATTGTTTCAAGAATATTACAGAGGAAAATGTatcatctgccaaatgccttaaatgtaaatgtattgctttgCAACTCTGATTATGCCGGGAGTCAGTGAAGTGATCGACTAATAGGTACAGAGAACATATTGAACACTCAGTGATCGAACTGAAGAGCAGAAAGTGATTCGTTCTGAAGTGCAGCGACACTTCAGGTCCATCATGATCACCATGTACTTTTtcactgatctgagatcagggGGGGTATGGACACTTATCATGTGGTGCAACGCACTCAGTACCACGTGACGTGGATCACTGTGTTACGCTAGCAGAGAGCCAAGTATACGGAGCAGACGAGGGCAGTGGTAGTCACGGTGTTATATATTGATAAACTGTTATCTCTGCCGTCTTTGGTTTCAGTTGGGCAATACCAGAACAAATCGTGATAAAAATCAAATAGTTTGATTATAGGGAAAGTAtattatgacaattttttttttgccatatctcCCATCCCTAATGGACAGGGATTTTCAAGGTCATTTTATCTTCATCAAATGAGTGatagtgaagcgattgtcattatCAAACACAGTGCAcagttcacacaacaaaatgtgtcctctgtatttaaccatcaccctgagtgagcagtgggcagccatgacaggcgcccggggagcagtgtctggggacagcgctttgctcagtggcaccctggcggctcgggattcgaaccggcaaccttctgattacgggtctgcttcctcgCCCGCTAGGCCCCCCACTGCCCCTATGACTTTGCACCTCACCTCACCACATGCTCTGTGCAGGTACAGATACACCCTTGATGAGCTCTTGGCCATGCTGCACCGGCTCAAAGTGCGGGTGGAGTCTTTCGATTCCTGGGCCAATCGGGTAAAGGAGGCCCTGGAGCAGGACGAAGGCAGTAAGATCGGTAGGACCCTGTCCCCTATTGTACATCATATTATGCATCGTGCTTGCTGCATTGGTTGGACATCAGCATATTAATTGCCCCGTCCATCTGGATGCCACAGCCATCCAGGATCTGGAGACGCTGAAAGCGGAAGCTTCGGAGAGGAAGTTTCCAGACAACGAGCTCCTCCAGCGCCTCAACACGGTCCTCAGCGACATTCAGCGCTGCCAAAACACCAGCGCGGAACTCCTCAGCAAGACGCTGAGCAGGTGACGAACACACGCAGTCACGTGGGAAGGTTTCGTGCCCTCTCACGGCCTACGCGCTGATaatcctggtgtgtgtgtgtgtgtgtgtgtgtctgtgtgtggggggcCAGGAGGATGACACTGGAGGAGCTAAGGTCTTTGGTGGAGAAGATGCAAAATCTGCCCTGTGCGGTGACCCGGTTAGAGGAAGTGCAGGTGAGTTCGAAGctcacatctcacacacaccagagatGCAAATCCCCGCCTAGGAACTTGTTTCGGTGATTTGGTAAAAAGGGTTTtgtatgttgtaaatttgtttgatttaaatgtaaattttgtagCGAAATGTTAAAATCACTTGCAACATCTTGGCATGAGATaatgcgttttaattatcgcgAGGGAAGatggatgaaataaaaataaagtgaagtgattgtcacatgtgatacacagcagcacagcacacacagtgaaatttgtcctctgcatttaacccatcaccctgagtgagcagtgggcagccatgaccggcgcccggggagcagtgtgtggggacgatgctttgctcagtggcaccttggcggatcgggattcgaaccggcaaccttctgattacggggccgcttccttaaccgctaggccaccactgccccaggaggCTAGCCTCTTGCGGTTCTATTTggtttccctcttagtctagcggTTGTGGCGCGGGATTTTTGTGCCTATCGGGTCGGGTTATAACTAGGTGTAacgcacactctctctcttctccaggAGGTTCTGTTGAAGGTGGAAGAGTTCCAGGCACGAGCCCAGACGCTGGTGGGCGCCGGTGGCGTGGAGTGGAGCAAGGACCCGCCTCCGGCCGCCGAGGAGCTGCAGGCGCTGCTGGAGGAGGGGGCGGGCCTGGCGGCGGACGCCCCGGCGTGCCTGCTGCTGAGGGGCTTACAGGACCAGGGCCGCTGGCTGGGCGACGTGCGGCGGACGCTGGGGCCGCAGGGCGGCGAGGTGACGCTGGGCGTGCTGCGCACGCTGATGGAGGCTGGCTGCAACGTGCCTCAGAGCGCGCAGGTGGAGACGGCCATGGCggagctgcaggagctgctgaccaTCGCCGAGCGCTGGGAGGAGAAGGCCCAGATCTGCCTGGAGCACAGGTAACCCGCACTCGTTTAACCCCTTCGTgcactgggttttttttttatttttttaaatttttttattgactttaagcaagagaaagacaacaaaaaataagataaaattacaatgcacacaatataaaaaacgATGTCACTAAGTAAATCAATTAAATCAAGAGTTACATACAAAGATCAGGTAACATTGCAGTAGAGTATTACAGGAAAAATGGCAAgaagaacaataatgataataacgtgTGCAGTTCTAAACCCAACAACCTTTCCACATAGTAATAACCCCGTCCTCGTGCCAGATtggttaattaaaaagaacaagacgACAATATCAtttctggaactttactggGTGATACTGATAGTCAGATTCTGAGGCTGAAGGCTTGTAAAATACTCCAGGAACGGCCCCCACACcttgtgaaattctttttttggtgTCACAAATTTTCGAGGCTTGACAGGACATAAGGTCCCTCATCCATTGAGCATGGGTGGGAAGAGCACGcctgtttttaattgcattttaagAGAAGTagttatcttcatttttgttcatctaacagttttttttttgggcactTTTTATTCATCCATGTAACAATGTAATTTCAGGTTCAGTTAATGCAAGCAAAATGCAAGAACAAGTAGAAATGgcctttttctttgtttgtttcacaaagcaatacaagaaattacatttgtattctaaaatattttcattttctggtTCAATACACTGTTAATAGACTACATCAGAAATGTGAAACCTTTGTTTTATATTAGGGTCACCTATTGCAGTTTTATGAAGGGATGGGAATGGGTCCCCCAACCTCTCCCAAGCTAtccaaaaagggaaaaaagccTCTTTAACAATGCTTTAACAATGCTACCGTGGCGGCCTGTTCTGAGTACAGCGGCGTTTCACTGGCAGCCGCATTCGTCGGGAATTTTATTGCATGTAGCGAccaaacgctggtgctgaacacccGTACGGACACGTTAATTTGTTCCAACGAATAGGAAAACAGTCGCCGTTCAGTTCGCGcttggttcagacgtccgtgtggacgaggcctcaactctcatctcactgtcGTACCTGAAAAgatcatgtgaagtaatgtagagaTATTCTCATTTCTTTTTAGTCCGTTATTTTGTTGGTTTATCGTCTGCGCGCTGGCAACCTCACACTTTGCACACATACTTTTCCAAATATTTGTTTTCTCACAGTTCATTTGCCGttcatcttctctctctctctgtagacaGAAACACCCTCTCTCCACCCTGGAGGCCATCGTGAACGAGGCCCAGCTGATCCCAGTACAGCTGCCCAACATCCTGTCCCTGCAGGGCTGCCTGAGTCGAGCCAAAGCCTGGGTTACCGACCTGGAGGAGATCCAGGCAAGAGCAGCACCTCGCCTCACACAACACTGATACTGTGGACACAGGAAACACGGGACGCTCCTGTCTCCCTGCAGAACGGGGAGCACTACCCCTGCCTGGATGACCTGGAAGGGCTGGTGGCGATTGGCCGGGACCTGCCCGTGCAGATGGAGGAGCTGCGGCAGCTGGAGCTGCAGGTGACCAGCGCCCACTCCTGGAGGGACAAGGCCAGCAAGACCTTCCTGAAGAAGGGCAGCCAGCACAGCCTGTTGGAGGTACGGGGGACGCGGCGTGTTAAAATAATgtggaggtagtagcctagcgggtaacacactcgcctatgaaccagaagacccaggttcaaaccccacttactaccattgtgtccctgagcaagacactcaaccctgagtgtctccagggagggactgtccctgtaactactgcttgtaagtcgctctctataagggcgtctggtaaatgccgtaaacgtaatgCGTTGTTACTACTCGGTGGTTCAGTGTTTGGTTGTGAATCCGCAGGTCTTGTGTCCGTGTGTGGAGAAGAGGAAGCAGAGGGGAGGAGATGCTCTGGACGCGGACGTCGACGTTCTCGGCCTCactgctcaggacctcagagaCCCCGGGGCCATTGTGAGCCGTGCTGCTGGCGCATCATGCTTTGTTTAGAGGTTTAGGTTCTTCGTGCTAACGCCCCGTCCGCACAGCAACgttcttctctaaagaggagaACGTCTGTCCGAACcggccttgcgtccacacagAGATGGCGTCTGCGGTGGTGGTCTAAAACGGGTTCGAGAGAATGTTTCTCTTCCGTGCACCTGTGTGGGCGCATTAGCCCGACCTCCGACCTGACCTATTACCCCAAATGCGTCCAACAGCAGTGGCGGGTTACACGTGCAAGAAAGTTACGGTGCTGttagtaggggtggtagtggcctagtggttaacacactcgcctatgaaccagaagacccgggttcaaaccccacttactaccatcgtgtccctgagcaagacacttaaccctgagtgtctccagggggggactgtccctgtaagtactgtttgtaagtcgctctggatacgggcgtctggtaaatgctgtaaatgtaaac harbors:
- the kdm5c gene encoding lysine-specific demethylase 5C isoform X1, whose translation is MAMDGEDFVPPPECPVFEPSWEEFADPLGYIAKIRPIAEKSGICKIRPPPDWQPPFAVEVDNFRFTPRIQRLNELEAETRVKLNYLDRIAKFWEIQGSSLKIPNIERRILDLFSLSKIVTEEGGFETVSKERRWARVATKLGYPPGKNIGSLLRSHYERIVQPFEMFQSGASLSTCKQRPYESEDVDKEYKPHSIPLRQSVQPSKMSSYGRRANRLQPEGTEDQNPHPLTTGSQHISSPEPTEEDIEKNPELKKLQIYGAGPKMMGLGLVARDKARKKDELPQTVIVRDTSLPAALKEEQGEVRVSDLDPNVPAPPPSLIVKDEVKEEEVRGFKRDPDDPSADEPCTKMTMRLRRNLNNPQFVDSFVCRMCARGDDDEKLLLCDGCDDNYHTFCLLPPLTDPPKGNWRCPKCVAEECKKPTEAFGFEQATREYTLQSFGEMADTFKADYFNMPVHMVPTELVEKEFWRLVSSIEEDVTVEYGADIHSKEFGSGFPVISSDRDLTPEEVEYARSGWNLNVMPILEQSVLCHINADISGMKVPWLYVGMVFSAFCWHIEDHWSYSINYLHWGEPKTWYGVPSVAAEKLEEVMKKLTPELFEFQPDLLHQLVTIMNPNILMAHGVPVVRTNQCAGEFVITFPRAYHSGFNQGYNFAEAVNFCTADWLPAGRSCIEHYRRLRRYCVFSHEELTCKMAACPEKLDLNLAAATHLEMFFIVQEERKLRKHLLERGITEAEREAFELLPDDERQCDKCKTTCFLSALACSSCPERLVCLYHAEDLCSCPTEKLYLRYRYTLDELLAMLHRLKVRVESFDSWANRVKEALEQDEGSKIAIQDLETLKAEASERKFPDNELLQRLNTVLSDIQRCQNTSAELLSKTLSRRMTLEELRSLVEKMQNLPCAVTRLEEVQEVLLKVEEFQARAQTLVGAGGVEWSKDPPPAAEELQALLEEGAGLAADAPACLLLRGLQDQGRWLGDVRRTLGPQGGEVTLGVLRTLMEAGCNVPQSAQVETAMAELQELLTIAERWEEKAQICLEHRQKHPLSTLEAIVNEAQLIPVQLPNILSLQGCLSRAKAWVTDLEEIQNGEHYPCLDDLEGLVAIGRDLPVQMEELRQLELQVTSAHSWRDKASKTFLKKGSQHSLLEVLCPCVEKRKQRGGDALDADVDVLGLTAQDLRDPGAIVMAFKEGERQEKEALLRLQRLNLAKPGPTKEEEQRQGWSDAMEHDAPPSLDHPPAARENGNGGGAEPSLGQSVCVCGGLPGLLPHRCHLCRDWFHGGCVAFPSLLGGTSCSPRCWWDWDTRFLCPRCQRSRRPRLETILALLVALQRLPVRLPEGEALQCLTERAITWQGRAKQALESPDLQGALRRLQELRDEGQHSSEEGDDEDEEEDEEEDKKGNAVIVLSDSEGGEGDDGVIDLTEDSPKKNAKTEAGRTQAACENGIKKKRSLQKVTDVESLLPLLPALKGPAIELSAATRAHLEDLQLEGDLLEVTLDQTQTIHRVLQAAATPPCHELHTLVMIELQEQRSSSRGGKAKDSKRKRKSQKADNGLKSQEASESKKTRPLNHTAIQAQAEVL
- the kdm5c gene encoding lysine-specific demethylase 5C isoform X2, which codes for MAMDGEDFVPPPECPVFEPSWEEFADPLGYIAKIRPIAEKSGICKIRPPPDWQPPFAVEVDNFRFTPRIQRLNELEAETRVKLNYLDRIAKFWEIQGSSLKIPNIERRILDLFSLSKIVTEEGGFETVSKERRWARVATKLGYPPGKNIGSLLRSHYERIVQPFEMFQSGASLSTCKQRPYESEDVDKEYKPHSIPLRQSVQPSKMSSYGRRANRLQPEPEPTEEDIEKNPELKKLQIYGAGPKMMGLGLVARDKARKKDELPQTVIVRDTSLPAALKEEQGEVRVSDLDPNVPAPPPSLIVKDEVKEEEVRGFKRDPDDPSADEPCTKMTMRLRRNLNNPQFVDSFVCRMCARGDDDEKLLLCDGCDDNYHTFCLLPPLTDPPKGNWRCPKCVAEECKKPTEAFGFEQATREYTLQSFGEMADTFKADYFNMPVHMVPTELVEKEFWRLVSSIEEDVTVEYGADIHSKEFGSGFPVISSDRDLTPEEVEYARSGWNLNVMPILEQSVLCHINADISGMKVPWLYVGMVFSAFCWHIEDHWSYSINYLHWGEPKTWYGVPSVAAEKLEEVMKKLTPELFEFQPDLLHQLVTIMNPNILMAHGVPVVRTNQCAGEFVITFPRAYHSGFNQGYNFAEAVNFCTADWLPAGRSCIEHYRRLRRYCVFSHEELTCKMAACPEKLDLNLAAATHLEMFFIVQEERKLRKHLLERGITEAEREAFELLPDDERQCDKCKTTCFLSALACSSCPERLVCLYHAEDLCSCPTEKLYLRYRYTLDELLAMLHRLKVRVESFDSWANRVKEALEQDEGSKIAIQDLETLKAEASERKFPDNELLQRLNTVLSDIQRCQNTSAELLSKTLSRRMTLEELRSLVEKMQNLPCAVTRLEEVQEVLLKVEEFQARAQTLVGAGGVEWSKDPPPAAEELQALLEEGAGLAADAPACLLLRGLQDQGRWLGDVRRTLGPQGGEVTLGVLRTLMEAGCNVPQSAQVETAMAELQELLTIAERWEEKAQICLEHRQKHPLSTLEAIVNEAQLIPVQLPNILSLQGCLSRAKAWVTDLEEIQNGEHYPCLDDLEGLVAIGRDLPVQMEELRQLELQVTSAHSWRDKASKTFLKKGSQHSLLEVLCPCVEKRKQRGGDALDADVDVLGLTAQDLRDPGAIVMAFKEGERQEKEALLRLQRLNLAKPGPTKEEEQRQGWSDAMEHDAPPSLDHPPAARENGNGGGAEPSLGQSVCVCGGLPGLLPHRCHLCRDWFHGGCVAFPSLLGGTSCSPRCWWDWDTRFLCPRCQRSRRPRLETILALLVALQRLPVRLPEGEALQCLTERAITWQGRAKQALESPDLQGALRRLQELRDEGQHSSEEGDDEDEEEDEEEDKKGNAVIVLSDSEGGEGDDGVIDLTEDSPKKNAKTEAGRTQAACENGIKKKRSLQKVTDVESLLPLLPALKGPAIELSAATRAHLEDLQLEGDLLEVTLDQTQTIHRVLQAAATPPCHELHTLVMIELQEQRSSSRGGKAKDSKRKRKSQKADNGLKSQEASESKKTRPLNHTAIQAQAEVL